CTGTGCATATACTTCCGATAAATcctaatattttaatcattttcgtGTTTCGTATTGGCGTCGTCAGGGCAAAcgtggaaataaataaaatagaatgagaCAGGGTAGGGATTGAGATGTGGAGGGGAATTGACCTTGCCTCTCAGCGATGGGATGCGATGCGATGCGATGCGATccgatgagaaagaaagaaagagagagagagagagagagagagagagagagaaagagagaaaaatggaggaggaagggagaagTGGAGAGGAGAGTAGGTGAGGTGAGACGAAGCGAGGCGAAGCGAGACGATGGTAGGAACGAAGTCTCGAAGGGAGGCAAGGGTATTCCCTGAGGTGGCTTCGACTTTCCATTTCTGGTATATGGCGAATCAGCAGCATATAGAGTGAACtaaacgaaagagaatttCGAAGAATACATTTTCGTAAGCTTTTCGattgagaaaacgaaaaagaaaagaatataacaataacatcaacaataaaaaaaagagaagaagaaaaaaaaaacaaaaaagaaataagcaaGCTTACGAATCAGCGACGCGTGTTTTAAGACTTACCTTTCTCCGCAATTTCTCTGACTCGCTCTCACCATTTTATACTCTTTTTCCACGCGTAAGTAAACCTCCTAAATGTCTTTCGTTCGGACTACTTTGACTAAAGATGAGATTCGAATACGATCCTCTAGGCGAGAAACGTACAGCTACCTCGTGGAACTCGTCGACacgaaggatatatatatatatatatatatatatatatatatatatataaaatataaaaaaaaaaaaaaaaacgagttcTTCGCCGCAGAGTGAAATTTAATAACTACTCTGCATCAGGCTTCTCGACGAAGCTCTCTTCTCTCGAGATAcaacctttctctctatttctctatctcgtctttctctttctcgtaatcGTGTCTTCTTAAATtgtcgaaagagaagaagtggTAAGCGTTTTCAGGAAGACAGAGGGATAGTATTCTGAACTGTCGACAAGGTCGagacactctttctctctttctctttctctctctatcgtatATGGCAAAAGGTAGATTCATCAGCGAATTAACGGGAGAATCGAGTGGCCCGTCTCTTTTCTCGAGGAGGACCACAGAACGGAGGCCGCCTacggaggtggtggtggttctGTGCGGAGGTTGCCGTGTTGGCAAAGGAAGAGAGGGGGAGTACTCCCTCTCTCCGATActggggagaaaaagagagaaagagaaagagaaagaaagagagagagagagagaaagagagagagagagagaaagagagagaaagagagagaaagagagagaaatagagagaaagagagagaaacacgcTCTCCTCCGGTGCACACTCTCGCGGTGACTTCGACCGGCAAAGTGCTCGCGTTCGTGAAAGTCCACAGACGACTTTCAGGGTCGTCTGCTTGGCTCCTTAGCACAAGCTCTCCTTCTCGTTCGCTCTCTCGATCTTTTCCTCGGTTCGTCCGGAACTGACTGTTTTGTGAAAAAGGAATCATCGCAACGAGCTAAGATCGTCGCACTCGTAAGAACGATTTGTAACGCGACGTACCTACCGGTTGGATCTTTTAGATCTACACTCTGCTGCTctctttgattatttattcatcGCGATCATCAGACGGAAGCAAGAATCGTATATCATTGGTGTTGTAtgaatagagaagaagaagaagaagaagaagaaaaaggaaggggaAGATAGACCGTAATAGAAGGTCATCgaacatttatttacattagtAAACGAAATGAGTTCGCGCCTTCGCAGTTCTTCAATGTCGAAGGACAGACCAAAAGCAACGTCATTTGGAAGCGATACGTTTTATTACGAGCCGGAAGAACGAAATGATAAAAGGAATGGCAAAGCGGCGCGGGAAAATAGTTATCGCTTTGGAGATTTTCGTAGGGAGTGTTCTGAGAGAAATGGTAGACGGTTCGGAGAAGAAATCGAAGAGGATCCAGATATTCTTTATAAGAGAAGCAAGGATCGGTTTGCATCATGGGATATGAAAGATATAGCTGGACGTAAGGAAAtagatgaaaagaagaaggaagatgaggaggcggaggaagaggaggaagaggaggatgatgAAGATGTgaatgataacaatgataagcCACCGTTGCTTTACGAGGAATACGTCACAAGTccgagaaaagagaatcaaaaagaaaagattatcaATCGAGAAATACACGGATCGAGAAAAGACGAGAGGAGGAAGAATGAAGATCCCTCGGAAGGAGTCGATTCACGAAATTATATGTTCGCGGAGTCCTCGGCTGTTCGAAGAAATGGTGAGAACCGGAAGAAAACGAGTTTTCCTAGTATCGATGTACGAACGGATACAGATCATAGGATCGGAGCGATGATCGAACGATTGAAAACACGCGAAGAGGATAAGttgagaaatagaagagaacgGGGAAGTCCGGAGAGAGGAGGGATTATTTCGTCAACGATCGAGGATCGTCGtcaacgtcgacgtcgacgttgTCTCGTCGACGAAGAGCTTGGAAATCGTCAGGAGGATGATACAAAAACGTCTGTTGGTTACGATCAACGTTTCGACGATTTCTGTAAATCGAATAGAGGCGAGGAAACGCGCGAGGATCGTAGAAGATCGAGGAGTATCGAGAAAGTTTCCAGATATGAATTAGGCCGTGCAAGGAGTAACGACGCGAATGGTTTTCGAGAGTTAGACGAGCGAATTCCAAGATACATGCTTCGTGAAGCCGAGTCTCATGTTCGCGAGGAGATATTTGGGTTGAACGTCGACGACAATGTTCGACGTATAGAAGGTAGACGTGCGCCCTTCGATAGGGACAACGACCGtcgagagaaggagaattCTTCGAGGAAGAGCCAAGACGCGTACGTAGTCGAAATCACTCGTAGACGATCAAGATCCAAGGACGTCGAGGAGGATCGAGCTCGTACGAAGGACGAGACGAagagtagtaatagtagtagtactactCGTCCATATGAAGTATTGCCCGGGGAATTTGATGTTAGAATACAGAGATATGAAAGAGCAACGGTCGAAGATAAGAGGGatcaagaatatttaaaaaaaaatcttcatgATCCttcgaaggagagagaaacggtCAGGAAGATTTCTTTCAGCGGAGACACGGATATGTGTTCACAAAGGATGCATTCGAAGAAAGAGATCGGTATAACGAGGAGAACGTCTTTCAAGGATCAGGATAATGAGATACGAGGACGGAATCCATTCAAGAACGATTCAGATGGTGGAATTAAATGTACGATAAAGAGTCGAAAGAGTGACGTCACCGAGAGGGAAAAGACCGAATTGGTAGATAGTGTCGATTTAGGAAGAAGGAGTTCTTTCAAAGCGAAACATCCTGAATATGGTAAGATCTCAtttgaggaagaagagaaagaaaaaagatcgtcGAGAGACCATACACGAGTCTCTAATGCAAGAATAATATCATTCGGGGATGATCAAATTgttggagaaagaaaacggaCTCCTGATAATCAAGATCGTGGAATAATTACCAGTATCTCTTTCAAGGACGAAAACTCCGTCGAATCGACTACGAGTCCTATACGTCGAGTCTCGaaagaacagagagaaaacgtCTTAGGTAGACGAATTTCTTTTAAGGATCGAGGGATCGAATCTGAGAGGGAACATTCTTATGGGGTTTATTGCGACGTTGGTAAGGAtcaaaacgaagaagaatcaAAAAGGCGAAGTAGTTCGTTCGATGATCGATTCGTCGAATctgatagaaattttttcacGAGTCGCGAGAGAGGGATATCTAGTGGAACGAGTCCTTGGAAGGATAGAAATGATATAGAATCGAGAGTTCGCTCCTCGAATGGGCCaatgataaagaaagtaaGTGAAGAAGGTACTCGGGacaaaaaattggaaaagcaTTCTCGAGCTTTTACATCGGGGAGAGTAGATGAGGATATAAAAGACAATTTTCAAGAAACGAAGGATCGAAAGGATTTTTGGCGCGAGAGTAACAGACTCTTTGCTGCAAGATATCTTAAAGAGAATGGTAGAGGGAGAAGAACAGAGGGAGGGATCTCAGGAAAGGAGAATAATGGAAGTCTTGTCGAAGGTGCTTACGAGGAGGACGAAGGAGACGAAAGCGAAATCGAGCAAGAAGATTCGATTCGAACGAACGGTCGCCGAATCCCTGATAATCGAGATTTTGATTCGAAGGGAAGAATCGCTCGTGAACGAAATGGTACGACTATTGTAAGAATTCGTCCTAATATTTCGGAAAATTCGAGACGACGTCGACGTATGCAAGATTTTGGTTTGGAGCGACGCAAAAGGTGCGATGTGTCTTCACAGCGTTATGATAGCGATGAGGAAAGTGGAGAGGAGGGTGAGAAGGAGGATcagaggaaggaggaggagaaagataagaaaaaagtaatgcCGATTGTAAAGGACGATGAGGATGCTGACAACGAGCAACGACTGGATTCTTGGCGTGGAACTCGTAGAGATGGCTTAATACCAGGAATACCCCATGGATCTACTCCCTCGAGAAGACTTTGGAATTATCGCGAAGGGGTATGGCACTTTTCTGAGTCTATTGCGTTCGATCAGACGTGTATGATACAGAAACGAGAAGCGATATTCATTAATCGTtggagaagataaaaattggCTCGTTAAAAGGACAAATTTCTTTGGTGGATCTTGCATGGGATAtcattatttgaataataatacgtgGGCTATCGGGATCGAACGAAAGTGGACCTAAAGTGTACCCAATGTCATATGGCGTTGAGAATCAAATTTTATCCGCGATCAAATTTTTAACCTCtcgtcttatatatatatatatatatatatatatatatatatatatatatatatatatatatatatatataatatatattatatcaggGATTAATCAGTGAAATTATGAACGGACACACGTGTGttgtgaaaatataaagaatataaacgatattgcATTAAATgacataaaagaaatatgtacgaaaatttataattaaaatgatgaaCACATGCGTATCaaagattttcattatttttcttttcttttttttttcaatcccCCGTGAGATGGATATTCGTATTGTAGAGATTAGAATAATCATTTTGGCAAACAATCACACACAGATGTCTACATAAGTCATAGGACCGACTATCGTTCGGTCTCGACGCAGCATGCGACTTTTCGTTCGTTGGCCATTGCGTCCTGCGAATGTCATTGAACGAGCCATAAGTGGAACAGCCACGTCACGTAAGAAACAACATCGCGGATAAGATCTCTCCTTAGTTGCTTTCGGCTTTAAAAGCGAACCCTTTCTATTATGGACGATCAACGAGGAGTTCTACGCTTCGTTAAGGATGAGAGTTAATTATCACTGTAACGGTTAATACGACGCTTATCGTACCATCTCAAGAGAGAGGTGAACTATCGATTTGACCCAATAGACGAGATTTCAAAGTTTTCGAGCGATctttcgatatatacatacatacctacacaTAATTTCACGCTTAATCTTTTTACAATTCGAAAGAAACTAAAacgtttccctttttttgttgtatataccatatatatatatataccacgtAAAAACCAAGAGGAATAAATTGATagagaatatttctaataatcgatggaactaataataatgtttaaaaatgatGACGAGGACAATgacgaggacgatgacgaggacgatgacgaagacgatgacgaagaCTAGACGTGGTCTTTTCGATCGTGACTCActgtcaaaagaaaaagaaagaaaaaaattatgttaattagGCGCAACCCAAATCGCGTTTCGGTAGAGATCATT
This Vespa velutina chromosome 10, iVesVel2.1, whole genome shotgun sequence DNA region includes the following protein-coding sequences:
- the LOC124952588 gene encoding trichohyalin isoform X3; translated protein: MSSRLRSSSMSKDRPKATSFGSDTFYYEPEERNDKRNGKAARENSYRFGDFRRECSERNGRRFGEEIEEDPDILYKRSKDRFASWDMKDIAGRKEIDEKKKEDEEAEEEEEEEDDEDVNDNNDKPPLLYEEYVTSPRKENQKEKIINREIHGSRKDERRKNEDPSEGVDSRNYMFAESSAVRRNGENRKKTSFPSIDVRTDTDHRIGAMIERLKTREEDKLRNRRERGSPERGGIISSTIEDRRQRRRRRCLVDEELGNRQEDDTKTSVGYDQRFDDFCKSNRGEETREDRRRSRSIEKVSRYELGRARSNDANGFRELDERIPRYMLREAESHVREEIFGLNVDDNVRRIEGRRAPFDRDNDRREKENSSRKSQDAYVVEITRRRSRSKDVEEDRARTKDETKSSNSSSTTRPYEVLPGEFDVRIQRYERATVEDKRDQEYLKKNLHDPSKERETVRKISFSGDTDMCSQRMHSKKEIGITRRTSFKDQDNEIRGRNPFKNDSDGGIKCTIKSRKSDVTEREKTELVDSVDLGRRSSFKAKHPEYGKISFEEEEKEKRSSRDHTRVSNARIISFGDDQIVGERKRTPDNQDRGIITSISFKDENSVESTTSPIRRVSKEQRENVLGRRISFKDRGIESEREHSYGVYCDVGKDQNEEESKRRSSSFDDRFVESDRNFFTSRERGISSGTSPWKDRNDIESRVRSSNGPMIKKVSEEGTRDKKLEKHSRAFTSGRVDEDIKDNFQETKDRKDFWRESNRLFAARYLKENGRGRRTEGGISGKENNGSLVEGAYEEDEGDESEIEQEDSIRTNGRRIPDNRDFDSKGRIARERNGTTIVRIRPNISENSRRRRRMQDFGLERRKRCDVSSQRYDSDEESGEEGEKEDQRKEEEKDKKKVMPIVKDDEDADNEQRLDSWRGTRRDGLIPGIPHGSTPSRRLWNYREGGVLITDVEEGQPCLQCGDVCPGFSPHIWSIR
- the LOC124952588 gene encoding trichohyalin isoform X4, which translates into the protein MSSRLRSSSMSKDRPKATSFGSDTFYYEPEERNDKRNGKAARENSYRFGDFRRECSERNGRRFGEEIEEDPDILYKRSKDRFASWDMKDIAGRKEIDEKKKEDEEAEEEEEEEDDEDVNDNNDKPPLLYEEYVTSPRKENQKEKIINREIHGSRKDERRKNEDPSEGVDSRNYMFAESSAVRRNGENRKKTSFPSIDVRTDTDHRIGAMIERLKTREEDKLRNRRERGSPERGGIISSTIEDRRQRRRRRCLVDEELGNRQEDDTKTSVGYDQRFDDFCKSNRGEETREDRRRSRSIEKVSRYELGRARSNDANGFRELDERIPRYMLREAESHVREEIFGLNVDDNVRRIEGRRAPFDRDNDRREKENSSRKSQDAYVVEITRRRSRSKDVEEDRARTKDETKSSNSSSTTRPYEVLPGEFDVRIQRYERATVEDKRDQEYLKKNLHDPSKERETVRKISFSGDTDMCSQRMHSKKEIGITRRTSFKDQDNEIRGRNPFKNDSDGGIKCTIKSRKSDVTEREKTELVDSVDLGRRSSFKAKHPEYGKISFEEEEKEKRSSRDHTRVSNARIISFGDDQIVGERKRTPDNQDRGIITSISFKDENSVESTTSPIRRVSKEQRENVLGRRISFKDRGIESEREHSYGVYCDVGKDQNEEESKRRSSSFDDRFVESDRNFFTSRERGISSGTSPWKDRNDIESRVRSSNGPMIKKVSEEGTRDKKLEKHSRAFTSGRVDEDIKDNFQETKDRKDFWRESNRLFAARYLKENGRGRRTEGGISGKENNGSLVEGAYEEDEGDESEIEQEDSIRTNGRRIPDNRDFDSKGRIARERNGTTIVRIRPNISENSRRRRRMQDFGLERRKRCDVSSQRYDSDEESGEEGEKEDQRKEEEKDKKKVMPIVKDDEDADNEQRLDSWRGTRRDGLIPGIPHGSTPSRRLWNYREGGVLITDVEEGQPCLQCGDVCPGFSPHIWR
- the LOC124952588 gene encoding trichohyalin isoform X2, which gives rise to MSSRLRSSSMSKDRPKATSFGSDTFYYEPEERNDKRNGKAARENSYRFGDFRRECSERNGRRFGEEIEEDPDILYKRSKDRFASWDMKDIAGRKEIDEKKKEDEEAEEEEEEEDDEDVNDNNDKPPLLYEEYVTSPRKENQKEKIINREIHGSRKDERRKNEDPSEGVDSRNYMFAESSAVRRNGENRKKTSFPSIDVRTDTDHRIGAMIERLKTREEDKLRNRRERGSPERGGIISSTIEDRRQRRRRRCLVDEELGNRQEDDTKTSVGYDQRFDDFCKSNRGEETREDRRRSRSIEKVSRYELGRARSNDANGFRELDERIPRYMLREAESHVREEIFGLNVDDNVRRIEGRRAPFDRDNDRREKENSSRKSQDAYVVEITRRRSRSKDVEEDRARTKDETKSSNSSSTTRPYEVLPGEFDVRIQRYERATVEDKRDQEYLKKNLHDPSKERETVRKISFSGDTDMCSQRMHSKKEIGITRRTSFKDQDNEIRGRNPFKNDSDGGIKCTIKSRKSDVTEREKTELVDSVDLGRRSSFKAKHPEYGKISFEEEEKEKRSSRDHTRVSNARIISFGDDQIVGERKRTPDNQDRGIITSISFKDENSVESTTSPIRRVSKEQRENVLGRRISFKDRGIESEREHSYGVYCDVGKDQNEEESKRRSSSFDDRFVESDRNFFTSRERGISSGTSPWKDRNDIESRVRSSNGPMIKKVSEEGTRDKKLEKHSRAFTSGRVDEDIKDNFQETKDRKDFWRESNRLFAARYLKENGRGRRTEGGISGKENNGSLVEGAYEEDEGDESEIEQEDSIRTNGRRIPDNRDFDSKGRIARERNGTTIVRIRPNISENSRRRRRMQDFGLERRKRCDVSSQRYDSDEESGEEGEKEDQRKEEEKDKKKVMPIVKDDEDADNEQRLDSWRGTRRDGLIPGIPHGSTPSRRLWNYREGGVLITDVEEGQPCLQCGDVCPGFSPHIWRTFLLQHNTN
- the LOC124952588 gene encoding trichohyalin isoform X1 encodes the protein MSSRLRSSSMSKDRPKATSFGSDTFYYEPEERNDKRNGKAARENSYRFGDFRRECSERNGRRFGEEIEEDPDILYKRSKDRFASWDMKDIAGRKEIDEKKKEDEEAEEEEEEEDDEDVNDNNDKPPLLYEEYVTSPRKENQKEKIINREIHGSRKDERRKNEDPSEGVDSRNYMFAESSAVRRNGENRKKTSFPSIDVRTDTDHRIGAMIERLKTREEDKLRNRRERGSPERGGIISSTIEDRRQRRRRRCLVDEELGNRQEDDTKTSVGYDQRFDDFCKSNRGEETREDRRRSRSIEKVSRYELGRARSNDANGFRELDERIPRYMLREAESHVREEIFGLNVDDNVRRIEGRRAPFDRDNDRREKENSSRKSQDAYVVEITRRRSRSKDVEEDRARTKDETKSSNSSSTTRPYEVLPGEFDVRIQRYERATVEDKRDQEYLKKNLHDPSKERETVRKISFSGDTDMCSQRMHSKKEIGITRRTSFKDQDNEIRGRNPFKNDSDGGIKCTIKSRKSDVTEREKTELVDSVDLGRRSSFKAKHPEYGKISFEEEEKEKRSSRDHTRVSNARIISFGDDQIVGERKRTPDNQDRGIITSISFKDENSVESTTSPIRRVSKEQRENVLGRRISFKDRGIESEREHSYGVYCDVGKDQNEEESKRRSSSFDDRFVESDRNFFTSRERGISSGTSPWKDRNDIESRVRSSNGPMIKKVSEEGTRDKKLEKHSRAFTSGRVDEDIKDNFQETKDRKDFWRESNRLFAARYLKENGRGRRTEGGISGKENNGSLVEGAYEEDEGDESEIEQEDSIRTNGRRIPDNRDFDSKGRIARERNGTTIVRIRPNISENSRRRRRMQDFGLERRKRCDVSSQRYDSDEESGEEGEKEDQRKEEEKDKKKVMPIVKDDEDADNEQRLDSWRGTRRDGLIPGIPHGSTPSRRLWNYREGGVLITDVEEGQPCLQCGDVCPGFSPHIWRRVSETIINKLKKK